Proteins encoded within one genomic window of Panicum virgatum strain AP13 chromosome 1N, P.virgatum_v5, whole genome shotgun sequence:
- the LOC120654274 gene encoding zinc finger protein CONSTANS-LIKE 13-like — translation MGDDDVPCACCSTLRALLHCAQHGARLCLPCDVRVHVAAPAHRRAPLCDACHAAPAAARCADHQALLCAPCARAAGCDADRHARRAARAYTGIPDPAELARILYCDGDCDTAAPPPPEWVPDLVNVELLPDYLPASSRSWRDGNITSRPDTSETAHTFVRYCQPQASPSSLGYDHPLIASCSEPIIASTDAVLESMASNNAAYHHQPQQQFSSVPTANNSTNVAAGSTFYGSGMPAMLPRDESFPSSQFGFEVKPPPVPAVVSSPTTEAAALLAPEQPPSGQDMEARTKQLEKRQEAKQRYKDKKKNRKFGKQIMYVSRKVRADTRNRVKGRFAKACSGSGHGDDQSTQHGDDDEQPADSCLFLPQQ, via the exons atgggcgacgacgacgtccCCTGCGCCTGCTGCTCCACGCTGCGCGCGCTCCTCCACTGCGCCCAGCACGGCGCGCGCCTCTGCCTGCCCTGCGACGTCCGCGTGCacgtcgccgcgccggcccaCCGGCGCGCCCCGCTCTGCGACGCCTGccacgccgcgcccgccgccgcgcgctgcgcCGACCACCAGGCCTTGCTCTgcgcgccgtgcgcgcgcgccgccggctgcgACGCCGACCGCCACGccaggcgcgccgcgcgcgcctacACCGGGATCCCGGACCCCGCGGAGCTCGCGCGCATCCTCTACTGTGACGGTGACTGTgacaccgccgcgccgccgccgccggagtgggTCCCCGACCTAGTCAACGTCGAACTGCTGCCGGActacttgccggcgagcagcagATCTTGGCGAGATGGTAATATCACCAGCAGGCCGGACACTAGTGAG ACTGCTCATACATTTGTTCGGTACTGTCAGCCACAGGCGTCGCCATCATCGTTGGGTTATGATCACCCGTTAATCGCATCCTGTTCGGAACCCATTATTGCGTCGACTGATGCTGTTCTGGAATCTATGGCCAGTAACAATGCAGCTTATCATCATCAGCCGCAGCAGCAGTTCAGTTCAGTGCCCACTGCAAACAACAGCACCAATGTGGCCGCCGGCAGCACGTTCTACGGCAGCGGCATGCCGGCGATGCTGCCACGGGACGAGTCGTTCCCGAGTAGTCAGTTCGGCTTCGAGGTGAAGCCGCCGCCGGTCCCAGCGGTGGTAAGCAGCCcgacgacggaggcggcggccctgctGGCGCCGGAGCAACCACCATCAGGCCAGGACATGGAAGCAAGAACCAAGCAACTGGAGAAGAGGCAGGAGGCTAAGCAGAGGTAcaaggacaagaagaagaacaggAA GTTTGGCAAGCAGATCATGTACGTCTCCCGGAAGGTGCGAGCAGACACACGAAACCGAGTGAAGGGCAGATTTGCAAAGGCGTGCAGCGGCAGTGGCCATGGCGACGATCAGTCTACACAGCATGGCGATGATGATGAGCAGCCTGCAGATTCTTGCCTTTTTTTACCCCAGCAGTGA
- the LOC120654396 gene encoding probable inactive linolenate hydroperoxide lyase, which produces MLPTFSPTASASATPPPRPIPGSYGPPVIGALRDRLDYFWFQSQDEFFRRRAAANRSTVFRTNIPPTFPFFVGIDPRVVAVVDAAAFTALFDSTLVDKRDVLIGPYNPGAGFTGGTRVGVYLDTEEPEHERVKEFAMALLHRGAQAWPAELRAGVDGMLDAVEADLSKATGDKPSASYVVPLQQCIFRFLCKALVGADPAADWVVDRFGFTILDVWLALQILPTQKVGLVQPLEELLIHSFPLPSFVIWPGYYLLYRFVEKHGAEAVELAAREHGIGKKDAINNLLFVLGFNAFGGFSVFLPFLVAKIGEASDPAGLRPRLREEVRAVMRASGGDAAFGFKAVREMPLVRSTVYEMLRMQPPVPLQFGRARKDFVLRSHGGAAFQVAKGEVLCGYQPLAMRDPEVFERPEEFVPERFLGEEGQALLQHLFWSNGPETSQPAAGNKQCAAKEVVVDTACMLVAELFRRYDDFEVEGTSFTKLVKRQPAPSLSPAAAGAN; this is translated from the coding sequence ATGCTGCCGACCTTCTCGCCGACGGCGAGCGCCTCGGcgacgcctccgccgcggccgatACCAGGCAGCTACGGCCCGCCGGTGATCGGCGCGCTCCGGGACCGCCTCGACTACTTCTGGTTCCAGAGCCAGGACGAGttcttccgccgccgcgccgccgcgaaccgGAGCACCGTGTTCCGCACCAACATCCCGCCCACGTTCCCCTTCTTCGTCGGCATCGACCCGCGCGTGGTcgccgtcgtcgacgccgccgccttcacCGCGCTCTTCGACAGCACCCTCGTCGACAAGCGCGACGTCCTCATCGGCCCCTACAACCCCGGCGCCGGCTTCACCGGCGGCACCCGCGTCGGCGTCTACCTCGACACCGAGGAGCCCGAGCACGAGCGCGTCAAGGAGTTCGCCATGGCCCTGCTCCACCGCGGCGCCCAGGCCTGGCccgccgagctccgcgccgGCGTGGACGGCATGCTCGACGCCGTGGAGGCCGACCTCTCCAAGGCCACCGGCGACAAGCCCTCCGCCAGCTACGTCGTCCCGCTGCAGCAATGCATCTTCCGCTTCCTGTGCAAGGCGCTCGTCGgcgccgaccccgccgccgacTGGGTGGTGGACAGGTTCGGGTTCACCATCCTCGACGTCTGGCTGGCCCTGCAGATCCTGCCCACGCAGAAGGTCGGCCTCGTCCAGCCGCTGGAGGAGCTGCTCATCCACTCCTTCCCGCTGCCGTCCTTCGTGATCTGGCCGGGCTACTACCTGCTCTACCGCTTCGTGGAGAAGCACGGCGCCGAGGCCGTCGAGCTCGCGGCCAGGGAGCACGGCATCGGCAAGAAGGACGCCATCAACAACCTCCTCTTCGTGCTTGGATTCAACGCCTTCGGCGGCTTCTCGGTGTTCCTGCCGTTCCTGGTGGCCAAGATCGGCGAGGCCTCCGACCCGGCGGGGCTGCGGCCGCGGCTGCGGGAGGAGGTGCGCGCGGTgatgcgcgccagcggcggcgacgccgcgtTCGGGTTCAAGGCTGTCCGGGAGATGCCGCTGGTGCGGTCGACGGTGTACGAGATGCTCCGGATGCAGCCGCCGGTGCCGCTGCAGTTCGGGCGCGCGCGCAAGGACTTCGTGCTCCgctcccacggcggcgccgccttccAGGTGGCCAAGGGCGAGGTGCTGTGCGGGTACCAGCCGCTGGCGATGCGGGACCCGGAGGTGTTCGAGCGGCCGGAGGAGTTCGTGCCGGAGCGGTTCCTCGGCGAGGAGGGGCAGGCGCTGCTGCAGCACCTCTTCTGGTCCAACGGGCCGGAGACCTCGCAGCCGGCGGCCGGGAACAAGCAGTGCGCCGccaaggaggtggtggtggacaCGGCGTGCATGCTGGTGGCGGAGCTGTTCCGCCGGTACGACGATTTCGAGGTGGAGGGCACGTCCTTCACCAAGCTCGTCAAGAGGCAGCCGGCGCCGAGCTTGTCCCCCGCAGCCGCCGGAGCCAACTGA
- the LOC120654395 gene encoding pentatricopeptide repeat-containing protein At2g37230-like, producing MARRHLAYPLHLPLLPRKPLAPALLAHRALCNSSTLDTPAPAVEAPADTSPPPANPPRREELLHETVLHMIRRRQWTTRLENSIRLLSPTLDAPLVHGVISAAGRADLALQFFRFAYRRAGFRPDRDTFALLVPALASRRMLNHARCLVLDTMPSFSIAPDEATLAALIAAYGKAAIPQEAVKLFRMMPDLGIPRTALSYNAVLKAILCRGREAMARRIYNSMIAEGVAPDLSTYNTLIWGFGLCKKMETAVRVFGDMKAHGVAPDATTYNTLLNAWVRAGDLESARKVFDEMIGEGIERNSVSYNIMIKGYVEAKKVEEAVALFTEMGEKGLRLSEKTFAALLPGLCDDQGRVAEARKAVDDMAERRLTPKDKSVFLRLVTTLCRAGDLDGALEVHRKSGQFKHVLVDPRQYGVLMEGLCAGGKCDSAVEVLDELMEKGTLLSPKSHVLEASAYNPVIEHLCNNGNTTKAETFFRQLMKKGVDDKAAFNSLIHGHAKEGVPEAAQEILAIMTRREVPTDPESHTLLVDSFLKKNEPADAKTALDGMMQQGHLPSSGLFKSVMEALFNDGRVQTASRVMKSMIEKGVTENMDMAHKILEALFMRGHVEEGIGRVNLMVENACMPDLDKLLVGLCENDRVMEAQKLADFALDRDFDVSFSTYDRVLEALYTEEKTLPAYSMLCKIKNKGGVVNQKGCDALMESLKSEGYSKQADILSRILTENAQSTSKRGKRVAMSA from the coding sequence atggcgcgccgccacctcgctTACCCCCTCCACCTCCCGCTCCTCCCCCGCAAGCCCCTCGCGCCGGCCCTTCTCGCCCACCGCGCGCTATGCAACTCCTCCACCCTCGACACCCCCGCCCCTGCCGTCGAGGCGCCGGCggacacctcgccgccgcccgccaaccCGCCCCGCCGCGAGGAGCTCCTCCACGAGACGGTCCTGCACATGATCCGGCGCCGCCAGTGGACCACGCGCCTCGAGAACTCCATCCGCCTGCTCTCGCCCACCCTCGACGCGCCGCTCGTCCACGGCGTCAtctccgccgcgggccgcgccgACCTCGCGCTCCAGTTCTTCCGCTTCGCCTACCGCCGGGCCGGCTTCCGCCCGGACCGCGACACCTTCGCGCTCCTCGTCCCGGCGCTCGCGTCCCGCCGCATGCTCAACCACGCGCGCTGCCTCGTCCTCGACACCATGCCCTCCTTCTCCATCGCGCCCGACGAGGCCACGCTCGCCGCGCTCATCGCGGCCTACGGCAAGGCCGCCATCCCGCAGGAGGCCGTCAAGCTGTTCCGGATGATGCCTGACCTCGGCATCCCCCGCACCGCGCTCTCCTACAACGCCGTCCTCAAGGCCATACTCTGCCGCGGGCGCGAGGCCATGGCCAGGCGGATCTACAACTCCATGATCGCCGAGGGTGTCGCCCCGGACTTGTCCACCTACAACACATTGATCTGGGGGTTCGGCCTGTGCAAGAAGATGGAGACCGCCGTCAGGGTGTTTGGGGACATGAAGGCTCATGGGGTCGCGCCTGATGCAACGACTTATAACACCCTGCTCAATGCTTGGGTGCGGGCAGGTGATCTGGAGAGTGCACGCAAGGTGTTTGATGAAATGATTGGGGAGGGGATTGAACGGAACTCAGTCTCATACAATATCATGATCAAGGGGTATGTTGAAGCCAAAAAGGTGGAGGAGGCAGTGGCATTGTTCACAGAGATGGGCGAGAAAGGTTTGAGGTTGAGCGAGAAGACATTCGCTGCGTTGCTGCCAGGCCTTTGTGATGATCAGGGGAGGGTGGCGGAGGCCCGGAAGGCAGTGGATGACATGGCAGAGCGGAGGCTCACGCCTAAGGACAAGTCGGTGTTTCTGAGGCTGGTGACGACGCTGTGCAGAGCTGGGGATTTGGATGGGGCGTTGGAGGTGCACCGGAAGAGCGGGCAGTTCAAGCATGTTCTCGTGGATCCGAGACAGTATGGAGTGTTGATGGAGGGCCTTTGCGCAGGCGGGAAGTGCGATAGTGCTGTTGAGGTGCTAGATGAGCTGATGGAGAAGGGCACACTGCTGAGCCCAAAGAGTCATGTGCTTGAAGCATCGGCGTATAACCCGGTGATTGAGCATCTGTGCAACAATGGTAACACCACCAAGGCCGAGACATTCTTCAGGCAGCTGATGAAGAAAGGTGTGGATGACAAGGCTGCATTTAACAGTCTTATCCATGGGCATGCAAAAGAAGGTGTGCCTGAGGCGGCTCAGGAGATTCTTGCCATTATGACGCGCCGTGAGGTCCCAACTGACCCTGAATCACACACGCTGTTAGTTGATAGCTTCCTGAAGAAGAATGAGCCAGCAGATGCAAAGACAGCATTGGACGGCATGATGCAACAGGGTCACCTGCCGAGCTCAGGTCTGTTCAAGTCTGTCATGGAGGCGCTCTTCAATGATGGACGTGTTCAGACTGCAAGTAGGGTCATGAAGAGTATGATCGAGAAGGGGGTTACTGAGAACATGGACATGGCGCATAAGATACTTGAAGCTCTCTTCATGAGGGGACATGTGGAGGAGGGGATCGGTCGTGTCAATCTGATGGTGGAAAATGCCTGTATGCCTGATCTAGATAAGTTACTGGTTGGCCTTTGTGAGAATGACAGAGTGATGGAGGCGCAGAAGCTGGCTGATTTCGCGTTGGACAGGGACTTTGATGTTAGCTTCTCAACCTACGACAGAGTTCTGGAGGCCCTGTACACTGAGGAGAAGACATTGCCTGCCTACTCCATGCTTTGCAAGATCAAGAACAAGGGAGGTGTTGTCAATCAGAAAGGTTGTGATGCTTTGATGGAGAGCTTAAAATCTGAAGGGTACTCAAAGCAAGCAGATATTTTGTCTAGGATCTTGACAGAGAATGCACAATCGACATCCAAGAGGGGCAAAAGGGTTGCCATGAGTGCGTAG